A window of the Brassica napus cultivar Da-Ae chromosome A2, Da-Ae, whole genome shotgun sequence genome harbors these coding sequences:
- the LOC111214172 gene encoding basic blue protein — translation MAKGRGSASWSAQAIVALMLVSVLVLQADYVQAATYTVGESNGWAFNAVGWPSGKHFKAGDVLVFNYNPRIHNVVAVDSGGYNNCKTPARARTYTSGKDRITLSKGQNFFICNFPGHCEAAMKIAVTAV, via the exons ATGGCCAAGGGAAGAGGCAGTGCATCATGGTCCGCTCAAGCCATAGTCGCTTTGATGTTGGTCTCAGTGTTGGTTCTTCAAGCTGACTACGTTCAAGCTGCGACTTACACAGTCGGCGAATCCAACGGCTGGGCCTTCAACGCTGTGGGTTGGCCTTCAGGCAAACATTTTAAAGCTGGTGACGTTTTAG TGTTTAACTATAATCCGAGAATCCACAACGTAGTGGCGGTAGATAGTGGAGGGTACAACAATTGCAAAACGCCGGCACGTGCGAGAACATACACTTCAGGGAAAGATCGTATAACTTTGTCTAAAGGACAAAACTTCTTCATCTGCAACTTTCCGGGCCACTGTGAAGCCGCTATGAAAATAGCAGTCACGGCCGTTTGA
- the LOC125580120 gene encoding sucrose transport protein SUC3-like isoform X2, which translates to MYFKVWKKTTVYSRGITHDLNSNIGYLLGDTKEHCSTFKGTRTRAAFVFIIGFWLLDLANNTVQGPARALLADLSGPDQRNTANAVFCLWMAIGNILGFSAGASGRWQEWFPFLTSTACCAACGNLKAAFLLAVVFLTICTLVTIYFAEEIPLASTRTSGLEHSKSNGTANGIKYERVERDTDVQLGKSNNEHQDETYIDSPGSVLVNLLTSLRQLPPDMHSVLIVMALTWLSWFPFFLFDTDWMGREVYHGNPTGDSLLVKLYGQGVREGAFGLLLNSVVLGFSSFLIEPMCQRMGARAVWALSNFTVFACMAGTAVISLMSLRDNSEGNEHILPNETTRTAAVIVFALLGFPLAITYSVPFSVTAEVTADSGGGQGLAIGVLNLAIVIPQMIVSIGAGPWDALFGGGNLPAFVLASVAAFAAGVIALRSLPTLSSSFKSTGFHIG; encoded by the exons ATGTACTTCAAAGTATGGAAGAAGACGACCGTTTATTCTCGTGGGATCACTCATGATCTCAATAGCA ACATTGGGTATCTTTTAGGAGATACAAAGGAACATTGCAG TACTTTCAAAGGCACACGGACCAGGGCGGCTTTTGTCTTTATCATTGGGTTTTGGCTGCTGGACCTAGCAAACAACACAGTGCAG GGACCTGCTCGTGCTCTTCTAGCTGACCTATCAG GTCCTGATCAGCGGAATACTGCGAATGCTGTGTTCTGCTTGTGGATGGCTATTGGGAATATCCTTGGGTTTTCTGCTGGTGCTAGCGGACGATGGCAAGA ATGGTTCCCATTCCTAACCAGTACAGCATGTTGCGCTGCATGTGGAAATCTCAAAGCTGCTTTTCTTCTTGCAGTT GTCTTTCTCACTATATGCACTCTTGTCACAATCTATTTCGCTGAAGAGATTCCGTTGGCAAGCACCCGCACATCAGGGCTTGAGCACTCAAAATCTAATGGTACTGCCAATGGGATCAAGTACGAAAGAGTGGAACGTGATACCGATGTACAGCTTGGAAAGTCAAACAATGAGCATCAAGACGAGACCTATATAGATAGCCCTGGATCtgttttagtaaatttgctaACCAGTTTAAGGCAGTTGCCTCCTGATATGCACTCAGTTCTTATAGTCATGGCTCTGACATGG TTATCGTGGTTCCCCTTCTTTCTGTTTGATACAGATTGGATGGGAAGAGAAGTTTACCATGGGAATCCTACGGGAGATAGTTTGCTCGTGAAACTTTACGGTCAAGGTGTCCGGGAAGGTGCATTTGGCTTGCTACTAAACTCC GTTGTTCTTGGGTTCAGCTCATTCTTGATTGAGCCAATGTGTCAGCGGATGGGTGCACGAGCTGTATGGGCTCTGAGCAACTTTACTGTATTTGCCTGCATGGCAGGAACAGCTGTAATTAGCTTGATGTCTCTCAGGGATAACTCTGAAGGAAACGAACACATATTACCTAACGAAACAACGAGAACCGCAGCCGTAATCGTCTTTGCACTCCTTGGTTTCCCTCTTGCT ATCACATACAGTGTCCCTTTCTCTGTCACTGCAGAAGTCACTGCTGATTCTGGTGGCGGTCAAG GTTTGGCTATAGGAGTGTTGAATCTTGCAATTGTTATTCCCCAG ATGATAGTATCGATTGGAGCGGGTCCATGGGATGCATTGTTTGGAGGAGGAAACTTACCGGCATTTGTTTTGGCGTCTGTTGCTGCTTTTGCTGCTGGAGTTATTGCTTTGCGTAGCCTTCCTACACTATCTAGTTCGTTCAAGTCTACAGGTTTCCATATCGGGTAA
- the LOC125580120 gene encoding sucrose transport protein SUC3-like isoform X1: MAGKSGESVSISVPYRNLRKDVEVEMVSTKHQNDSASSSPLNRSDGAAVAKDCSLVTLVLSCTVAAGVQFGWALQLSLLTPYIQTLGISHAFSSFIWLCGPITGLVVQPCVGIWSDKCTSKYGRRRPFILVGSLMISIAVIIIGFSADIGYLLGDTKEHCSTFKGTRTRAAFVFIIGFWLLDLANNTVQGPARALLADLSGPDQRNTANAVFCLWMAIGNILGFSAGASGRWQEWFPFLTSTACCAACGNLKAAFLLAVVFLTICTLVTIYFAEEIPLASTRTSGLEHSKSNGTANGIKYERVERDTDVQLGKSNNEHQDETYIDSPGSVLVNLLTSLRQLPPDMHSVLIVMALTWLSWFPFFLFDTDWMGREVYHGNPTGDSLLVKLYGQGVREGAFGLLLNSVVLGFSSFLIEPMCQRMGARAVWALSNFTVFACMAGTAVISLMSLRDNSEGNEHILPNETTRTAAVIVFALLGFPLAITYSVPFSVTAEVTADSGGGQGLAIGVLNLAIVIPQMIVSIGAGPWDALFGGGNLPAFVLASVAAFAAGVIALRSLPTLSSSFKSTGFHIG; the protein is encoded by the exons ATGGCGGGGAAGAGTGGTGAATCGGTGTCGATCTCGGTGCCGTATAGGAATCTGAGGAAGGATGTTGAGGTTGAGATGGTGTCGACGAAGCATCAAAACGATAgcgcttcttcttctcctttgaaTCGTTCTGATGGCGCAGCCGTGGCGAAGGATTGTAGCTTGGTGACGTTGGTGCTTAGTTGTACGGTTGCTGCGGGTGTTCAATTTGGTTGGGCGTTGCAGCTTTCTCTTCTCACGCCTTACATTCAG ACCCTTGGAATATCACAcgctttttcttcttttatttggCTCTGCGGCCCTATTACAGGCCTTGTG GTCCAGCCTTGTGTTGGTATTTGGAGTGATAAATGTACTTCAAAGTATGGAAGAAGACGACCGTTTATTCTCGTGGGATCACTCATGATCTCAATAGCA GTGATAATAATCGGCTTTTCTGCAGACATTGGGTATCTTTTAGGAGATACAAAGGAACATTGCAG TACTTTCAAAGGCACACGGACCAGGGCGGCTTTTGTCTTTATCATTGGGTTTTGGCTGCTGGACCTAGCAAACAACACAGTGCAG GGACCTGCTCGTGCTCTTCTAGCTGACCTATCAG GTCCTGATCAGCGGAATACTGCGAATGCTGTGTTCTGCTTGTGGATGGCTATTGGGAATATCCTTGGGTTTTCTGCTGGTGCTAGCGGACGATGGCAAGA ATGGTTCCCATTCCTAACCAGTACAGCATGTTGCGCTGCATGTGGAAATCTCAAAGCTGCTTTTCTTCTTGCAGTT GTCTTTCTCACTATATGCACTCTTGTCACAATCTATTTCGCTGAAGAGATTCCGTTGGCAAGCACCCGCACATCAGGGCTTGAGCACTCAAAATCTAATGGTACTGCCAATGGGATCAAGTACGAAAGAGTGGAACGTGATACCGATGTACAGCTTGGAAAGTCAAACAATGAGCATCAAGACGAGACCTATATAGATAGCCCTGGATCtgttttagtaaatttgctaACCAGTTTAAGGCAGTTGCCTCCTGATATGCACTCAGTTCTTATAGTCATGGCTCTGACATGG TTATCGTGGTTCCCCTTCTTTCTGTTTGATACAGATTGGATGGGAAGAGAAGTTTACCATGGGAATCCTACGGGAGATAGTTTGCTCGTGAAACTTTACGGTCAAGGTGTCCGGGAAGGTGCATTTGGCTTGCTACTAAACTCC GTTGTTCTTGGGTTCAGCTCATTCTTGATTGAGCCAATGTGTCAGCGGATGGGTGCACGAGCTGTATGGGCTCTGAGCAACTTTACTGTATTTGCCTGCATGGCAGGAACAGCTGTAATTAGCTTGATGTCTCTCAGGGATAACTCTGAAGGAAACGAACACATATTACCTAACGAAACAACGAGAACCGCAGCCGTAATCGTCTTTGCACTCCTTGGTTTCCCTCTTGCT ATCACATACAGTGTCCCTTTCTCTGTCACTGCAGAAGTCACTGCTGATTCTGGTGGCGGTCAAG GTTTGGCTATAGGAGTGTTGAATCTTGCAATTGTTATTCCCCAG ATGATAGTATCGATTGGAGCGGGTCCATGGGATGCATTGTTTGGAGGAGGAAACTTACCGGCATTTGTTTTGGCGTCTGTTGCTGCTTTTGCTGCTGGAGTTATTGCTTTGCGTAGCCTTCCTACACTATCTAGTTCGTTCAAGTCTACAGGTTTCCATATCGGGTAA
- the LOC125580125 gene encoding F-box/kelch-repeat protein SKIP11-like — protein sequence MLEERSPDSCLSSRLFSTSRISESSWSNSFMFPEHDDKLNNGKRALEVASEIRPTKSLKLMGFSIQYDSDSSDYSGTSQESDSNNNGGDSTDSHSLFNEIGRDNSIDCLIRCSRSDYGSIASLSRNFRSLVKSGEIYRLRRQNGFVEHWVYFSCQPLEWVAFDPVERRWMQLPTMPSSVTFMGADKESLAVGTDLLVLGQAGFSSYVIYRYSLLTNSWSSGMEMNSPRCLFGSASLGEIAIFAGGIDSQRKILDSAEMYNSELQTWTTLPRMHKPRKMCSGVFMDGKFYVIGGIGGADSKLLTCGEEYDLDTKKWTHIPDLSPPRSRADVSSANDAPPLVAVVNNQLYAADHADMEVRKYDKEKKRWLTVGRLPERAGSVNGWGLAFRACGERLIVIGGPRNSGGGFIELNSWIPSDGGGPPQWTLLDRKHSPNFVYNCAVMGC from the coding sequence ATGTTGGAAGAACGATCACCAGATTCGTGTTTGAGTTCAAGGCTCTTCTCAACCTCTCGTATCTCTGAATCATCCTGGTCCAACTCTTTCATGTTTCCAGAACATGATGATAAGCTCAATAATGGCAAAAGAGCTTTGGAGGTTGCTAGCGAGATCAGACCCACCAAGTCACTCAAACTAATGGGGTTCTCGATTCAGTACGATAGCGATTCTTCTGACTATTCAGGGACCAGTCAAGAGTCTGATTCTAACAACAACGGTGGTGATTCCACAGATTCTCATTCTCTGTTCAACGAGATTGGTCGTGACAACTCCATAGACTGTCTGATCCGCTGCTCACGGTCTGACTACGGCTCCATTGCTTCCTTAAGTCGAAATTTTCGTTCTTTGGTGAAGAGTGGAGAGATCTATAGACTAAGGAGACAGAACGGGTTCGTGGAGCATTGGGTTTACTTCTCTTGCCAGCCCTTGGAATGGGTCGCGTTCGACCCCGTCGAGAGGAGGTGGATGCAGCTGCCTACAATGCCTTCTAGTGTCACCTTCATGGGTGCAGATAAAGAGTCTCTAGCTGTGGGGACGGATCTGCTCGTCTTAGGGCAAGCTGGTTTCTCCTCGTATGTTATATATAGATACAGCCTTCTAACCAACTCTTGGTCTTCCGGTATGGAGATGAACTCTCCTAGATGCTTGTTTGGTTCCGCCAGCCTCGGTGAGATTGCTATATTTGCAGGTGGGATTGATTCTCAGAGGAAGATTCTTGACTCCGCTGAGATGTATAACTCCGAGCTTCAAACCTGGACGACTCTTCCTAGGATGCACAAGCCTAGGAAGATGTGTTCTGGCGTCTTCATGGACGGGAAGTTCTATGTCATCGGCGGCATTGGGGGTGCCGATTCCAAACTCTTGACTTGCGGCGAAGAGTATGACTTGGACACCAAGAAATGGACTCATATCCCTGACTTGTCTCCTCCGAGGAGCCGCGCTGATGTGTCATCAGCGAACGACGCGCCTCCTCTTGTTGCTGTTGTGAATAACCAGCTGTACGCTGCTGATCACGCGGATATGGAAGTGAGGAAGTATgataaggagaagaagaggtGGTTGACTGTTGGGAGATTGCCCGAGAGAGCTGGCTCGGTTAACGGATGGGGGCTTGCTTTTAGAGCTTGCGGGGAGAGGTTGATCGTTATAGGTGGGCCGAGGAACTCGGGAGGTGGGTTTATAGAGCTGAACTCTTGGATACCGAGTGACGGTGGTGGTCCACCGCAGTGGACGTTGCTTGATAGGAAACATTCTCCTAACTTTGTGTACAATTGCGCAGTGATGGGTTGCTGA
- the LOC125580126 gene encoding protein GAMETE CELL DEFECTIVE 1, mitochondrial-like produces MNSLHRIVGSITRATITHPISSRVPHTLPSILADFMSTTPRNDDDDKWNDAWESAWLPDDLTDKTRAPWETDVNFPSTEGEIDVEAKAFVEDMNEHWDERRGKSGKEEKKKERREVGGGGESLYSVETMKKDYRLKKQRVHASLWVKEIEKMEEAKLGDDSGSAGADDIDRLLDSCSEIFDSVDHDFDKLEVSSGSELKNKPDGWESTTKEQDGNLWEMSQREEDILLQEFDRRISFCKFQIASFIKQHIFSRRRPIDGWRYMIEVIGPNARKGKGSVSRLPALSDVSTQPFKEESGSLSTFKRRSNRDL; encoded by the exons ATGAACTCTCTTCACCGTATCGTAGGATCGATCACCAGAGCAACGATCACGCACCCAATCTCCTCCAGGGTTCCGCACACCCTCCCTTCGATCCTCGCCGACTTCATGTCCACAACGCCCCGAAACGACGACGACGACAAATGGAACGACGCGTGGGAATCAGCTTGGCTCCCCGACGACCTCACCGACAAGACCCGAGCGCCGTGGGAGACGGACGTGAACTTCCCTTCCACGGAGGGGGAGATCGACGTGGAGGCGAAGGCGTTCGTGGAGGATATGAACGAGCACTGGGACGAGAGGAGAGGGAAGAGCgggaaggaggagaagaagaaagagaggagagaggtcggaggaggaggagagtcGCTGTATAGCGTGGAGACGATGAAGAAGGATTATAGGTTGAAGAAGCAGAGAGTTCACGCGTCCTTGTGGGTTAAGGAGATTGAGAAGATGGAGGAAGCTAAGTTGGGTGATGATTCTGGATCTGCTGGTGCTGATGATATCGATAGGCTTCTTGATAGCTGCTCTGA GATTTTCGACTCGGTAGACCATGATTTCGACAAATTGGAAGTCTCAAGTGGGTCTGAATTAAAAAACAAGCCTGATGGTTGGGAATCAACAACAAAGGAACAAGATGGAAATCTCTGGGAAATGTCACAAAGAGAGGAAGACATTCTTCTCCAAGAATTTGATCGCCGCATTTCCTTCTGCAAATTTCAG ATAGCTAGTTTTATAAAGCAACACATATTCAGCAGGAGGAGACCAATTGATGGGTGGAGATATATGATCGAAGTGATTGGTCCAAATGCTAGAAAAGGCAAAGGTAGTGTTTCTAGGCTCCCTGCTTTGTCCGATGTGTCGACTCAACCCTTTAAGGAAGAAAGTGGCAGTCTCAGTACCTTCAAGCGTCGGTCGAACAGAGATTTGTGA
- the LOC106438187 gene encoding probable hexosyltransferase MUCI70 produces MLPERRSTVASSSSYQNPSGQNDNSFLLLRRGKKFGGRIGKLKLSHLFFFFVSLFFFSCVFSGHKLLFHGSELLPHSERNHHLKTHLFTSSERDMGLNSSHIQKPPGSKKRNKHLPCEVPLAESVNHILEPQEYLDSKPFSLGFVETETCDKPRFGGHQTLKERERSYSAINQTIHCGFVKGTNGLHQRAGFDLSEKDRAYMKNCVVSVSSCIFGSSDFLRRPATKKISEFSKQNVCFVMFLDEQTLSKLASEGHVPDKQGFVGLWKTVVVSNLPYTDMRKTGKVPKFLSHRLFPSSRYSIWIDSKMRLTTDPLLIIDFFLWRTKSEFAISNHYDRHCVWDEVVQNKRLNKYNHTAIDEQFMFYRSDGLKKFDPSDPNSPLPSYVPEGSFIVRAHTPMSNLFSCLWFNEVDRFTSRDQLSFAYTYLKLQRLNPDRPLRLNMFKDCERRALTKLFHHRVDSSPHSPPA; encoded by the exons ATGTTACCGGAGAGAAGAAGCAcggttgcttcttcttcttcttaccagAACCCTTCTGGTCAGAATGATAATTCATTTCTACTTCTTAGAAGAGGAAAGAAGTTTGGTGGTAGGATAGGGAAGTTGAAGCTCTCacatttgttcttcttcttcgtctcgcttttcttcttctcttgcgTCTTCTCTGGCCATAAacttctctttcatg GTTCTGAGTTGTTACCTCATTCCGAGCGAAACC ATCACTTGAAAACTCATCTCTTCACGTCATCGGAGCGTGATATGGGATTAAACTCATCCCACATCCAAAAACCACCAGGAAGCAAGAAGAGAAACAAAC ATTTGCCTTGTGAAGTTCCACTTGCTGAGTCTGTTAATCACATACTTGAGCCTCAGGAGTATTTAGATTCCAAGCCCTTTTCCTTAGGCTTTGTAGAGACAGAGACATGTGATAAGCCTAGGTTTGGAGGACACCAAACACTCAAGGAAAGAGAGAGGTCTTACTCTGCGATAAACCAGACAATTCACTGTGGTTTTGTCAAAGGAACTAATGGATTACATCAACGTGCTGGATTTGATTTGAGCGAAAAGGATAGAGCTTATATGAAGAACTGTGTAGTGTCTGTGTCTTCTTGCATTTTTGGAAGCTCTGATTTTCTAAGAAGACCTGCAACCAAAAAG ATCAGTGAGTTCTCAAAGCAAAATGTTTGTTTTGTGATGTTTCTTGATGAGCAAACACTATCAAAACTGGCTAGTGAAGGGCATGTTCCTGACAAGCAAGGCTTTGTTGGTTTGTGGAAAACTGTAGTAGTCAGCAACTTGCCTTACACTGACATGAGAAAGACAGGGAAAGTTCCAAAGTTTCTGTCACACCGCCTTTTTCCTTCTTCTAG GTATTCGATTTGGATAGACAGTAAGATGAGACTTACTACAGATCCTCTGCTGATAATTGACTTCTTCTTGTGGAGAACAAAGTCAGAGTTCGCTATCTCAAACCATTATGACAGACATTGTGTTTGGGATGAGGTGGTACAGAACAAACGGCTGAACAAGTATAATCACACTGCCATTGATGAACAGTTTATGTTCTACCGATCAGATGGACTCAAGAAGTTTGACCCTTCAGATCCTAACTCTCCTCTTCCAAGTT ATGTGCCTGAAGGTTCGTTTATAGTAAGGGCTCATACACCAATGTCAAACCTCTTCTCGTGTCTTTGGTTCAATGAAGTTGACCGGTTTACATCACGAGATCAGTTGAGTTTTGCATACACGTACCTTAAACTTCAGAGACTCAATCCAGATAGACCGTTACGCCTAAACATGTTCAAG GATTGTGAGCGTCGAGCATTGACAAAACTATTCCACCACCGCGTAGACTCATCACCTCATTCACCTCCTGCTTGA
- the LOC106352195 gene encoding protein PHYTOCHROME KINASE SUBSTRATE 1-like codes for MFPYLYSNLIHTPAKRKEEDNQSNPIKKMVTLISSSASTPKISFDFTKDNNYPSLNVPVSSSPSSSCLRSKEEAVVTTKTLMEPCKPLIINNNPEDDQEIGDEKKVVKKAPEEPEIGVFGAEKYFSGDMDSDQSSSVLSLTKPEVERFVVEMKQTEKKSTGTASVCTESSWNSQSLLLKNKLVNSCNGSLQDKKTNSGQIQKVNNNKKSFLSNLRCKCCSDVDDKISVKRSSDQNISTSTRSKIENQMSSSVNLSTEPIKIQKQEDLVHRMSPEVFGSPVNIEKKLTMPPWESRSEGSDSSSDLFEIDNLTGKPKPFLTRQVSDYAPSEVSIEWSVVTESAAGFSVMSECATSPVRRNRSSHIPRVPTKNAPQIRKTNSSSRSGGFLLSCKGYKSVMVSGDSERRSSMNKNKNKTSPSYVPRFPMETTKPKSLETRRKFSVKL; via the coding sequence ATGTTTCCTTATTTATACTCTAATCTAATTCACACACCAgcaaagagaaaagaagaagataatcaAAGCAACCCTATTAAAAAAATGGTGACCTTAATATCATCATCTGCTTCAACACCAAAGATATCTTTTGATTTCACCAAGGACAACAACTATCCCAGCCTCAATGTCCctgtctcttcttctccttcttcttcttgcttgaGAAGCAAGGAAGAAGCTGTTGTCACAACCAAGACGCTCATGGAACCGTGCAAACCCCTAATCATTAACAACAATCCTGAAGATGATCAGGAGATTGGTGATGAGAAGAAGGTGGTTAAGAAAGCTCCTGAAGAACCAGAGATTGGTGTGTTTGGAGCTGAGAAGTACTTCAGTGGAGACATGGACTCAGACCAGAGTTCTAGTGTTCTGTCTCTGACAAAACCCGAAGTTGAGCGGTTTGTTGTTGAAATGAAGCAGACAGAGAAGAAATCTACTGGAACGGCGAGTGTCTGTACTGAATCAAGCTGGAATAGTCAGAGCTTGTTGCTTAAGAACAAACTGGTGAATAGCTGCAACGGTTCCTTGCAAGACAAGAAGACTAATAGTGGTCAGATTCAAAAGGTGAACAACAATAAGAAGAGCTTTCTCTCAAACCTTAGGTGTAAATGCTGTTCTGATGTGGATGACAAGATCTCGGTTAAGAGAAGCTCTGATCAAAATATCTCTACTTCCACAAGGAGCAAGATCGAGAATCAGATGAGTTCTTCAGTGAATCTGAGCACAGAACCGATCAAGATTCAGAAGCAAGAAGACTTGGTACATAGGATGTCTCCTGAAGTGTTTGGATCTCCTGTAAACATCGAGAAGAAACTCACAATGCCTCCATGGGAATCAAGAAGTGAAGGGAGTGATTCTAGCTCGGATCTGTTCGAGATAGACAATCTTACAGGTAAACCAAAACCTTTTCTTACAAGGCAAGTAAGTGATTATGCTCCGAGCGAAGTAAGCATAGAGTGGAGCGTAGTGACGGAAAGTGCAGCAGGTTTCTCGGTTATGTCAGAATGTGCAACAAGCCCTGTAAGAAGAAACCGCTCTTCTCATATTCCTCGGGTCCCTACTAAAAATGCACCGCAGATTCGGAAAACGAATAGCAGCAGCAGAAGTGGCGGTTTCTTGTTGAGCTGCAAGGGTTATAAGTCTGTTATGGTGTCTGGTGATTCAGAGAGAAGAAGTAGcatgaacaagaacaagaacaagacaTCCCCAAGTTATGTTCCAAGATTCCCAATGGAGACTACTAAACCTAAGAGTTTGGAAACACGAAGAAAATTTTCAGTAAAATTGTAA
- the LOC106348772 gene encoding pentatricopeptide repeat-containing protein At2g02980, chloroplastic-like, translating to MAISSPSLIPSFPDGETISNPLKPDTSNPPNPILQISKCTSLRELMQIHAYAIKSHLYNQKDHSFITKLINFCTETPTTSSMAYARHLFDVMPEPDIVRFNSIARGYSRSLNPIESFTLFVDVLEGGMVPDHYTFPSLLKACAAAKGLEEGRQLHCLSMKLGIDDDVYVCPTLINMYTECEDVDAARRVFDRILEPCVVSYNAMITGYARRNRPNEALSLFREMQGKSLKVNEITLLSVLSSCSLLGSLGLGKWIHEYAKKHGFCEYVKVNTALIDMFAKCGSLDDAVSLFEKMRHKDTPAWSAMIVAYANHGEAEKSMLMFERMRSESVQPDEITFLGLLNACSHRGLVEEGREYFSRMVNEFKIVPSIKHYGSMVDLLGRAGHLDDAYRFIDTLPISPTPLLWRILLSSCSSHNDLKLAEKVSQRIFEMDDSHGGDYVILSNLYARNKKWEDVESLRKVMKDRRAVKVPGCSSLEVKNVVHEFFSGDGVKSNTHTKLHRALDEMVKELKLAGYVPDTSVVVHADMSDHEKEVTVRYHSEKLAIAFGVLNTPPGTTVRVVKNLRVCRDCHNAAKLISVVFGRKVVLRDVQRFHHFEDGKCSCGDFW from the coding sequence ATGGCGATATCTTCACCTTCGTTAATACCATCATTCCCTGACGGAGAAACCATCTCTAACCCTTTAAAACCCGACACTTCGAATCCACCAAACCCGATTCTTCAAATCTCCAAATGCACTTCCCTAAGAGAGCTGATGCAGATACACGCTTACGCCATCAAATCTCACCTCTACAACCAGAAAGATCATTCCTTTATCACAAAGCTGATAAATTTCTGCACCGAAACTCCCACGACGTCTTCGATGGCTTACGCACGCCACCTGTTCGACGTAATGCCTGAACCAGACATCGTGAGGTTTAACTCCATTGCTCGTGGGTATTCTCGTTCGTTGAACCCTATTGAGTCTTTCACTCTCTTCGTTGACGTCTTAGAAGGTGGGATGGTCCCTGATCACTACACGTTCCCGTCTCTTCTCAAAGCTTGCGCAGCTGCAAAAGGGCTTGAAGAAGGTAGACAGTTGCATTGTCTTTCGATGAAGCTAGGGATTGATGATGATGTCTATGTTTGCCCTACGCTTATCAATATGTACACCGAGTGTGAAGACGTGGACGCTGCTAGACGCGTGTTTGATCGGATCCTTGAACCGTGTGTTGTTTCTTACAACGCGATGATAACTGGCTACGCGAGGAGAAACAGACCGAACGAGGCGTTATCCTTGTTCCGTGAGATGCAAGGTAAGAGCTTGAAGGTGAATGAGATCACCCTTTTGAGTGTTCTCTCTTCTTGCTCGCTTTTGGGGTCGTTAGGTTTAGGGAAGTGGATACATGAGTATGCGAAGAAACACGGGTTCTGTGAGTATGTGAAAGTAAACACGGCTTTGATCGATATGTTTGCTAAATGCGGTAGCTTGGATGATGCCGTGTCTCTGTTTGAGAAGATGAGGCATAAGGATACACCAGCTTGGTCGGCGATGATTGTAGCTTACGCGAATCACGGGGAAGCGGAGAAGTCTATGTTGATGTTTGAGAGGATGAGATCTGAGAGTGTTCAGCCTGACGAGATCACATTTCTCGGTCTGTTAAACGCTTGCAGTCACAGAGGTTTAGTTGAAGAAGGGCGTGAGTACTTCTCAAGGATGGTTAACGAGTTCAAGATTGTTCCGAGCATTAAGCATTACGGTTCTATGGTGGATCTTCTCGGTAGAGCTGGACATTTAGATGATGCGTATAGATTCATTGATACACTTCCGATAAGCCCAACGCCATTGTTATGGAGGATTCTCTTGTCGTCTTGTAGCAGCCATAACGATTTGAAGCTAGCTGAGAAGGTTAGCCAAAGGATCTTTGAGATGGATGACTCACACGGTGGTGATTACGTGATCTTATCAAACCTATACGCGAGAAACAAGAAATGGGAAGATGTGGAATCTTTGAGAAAGGTGATGAAAGATCGAAGAGCGGTGAAAGTCCCAGGGTGCAGCTCCTTAGAGGTGAAGAACGTGGTTCATGAGTTTTTCTCAGGGGATGGTGTGAAGTCTAATACACACACAAAGCTTCACAGAGCACTAGATGAGATGGTGAAAGAGCTAAAGCTTGCAGGGTATGTTCCTGATACATCAGTGGTGGTTCATGCGGATATGAGTGACCATGAGAAGGAGGTTACGGTTAGGTATCACAGCGAAAAGCTTGCGATTGCGTTTGGAGTGTTGAATACTCCTCCAGGGACAACGGTTCGGGTTGTGAAGAATCTGAGGGTGTGTAGAGATTGCCACAATGCAGCTAAGTTAATCTCTGTTGTGTTTGGGAGGAAAGTTGTTCTTAGAGATGTTCAGAGGTTTCATCATTTTGAAGATGGTAAATGTTCTTGTGGTGATTTTTGGTGA